In Arthrobacter sp. CJ23, the genomic window GAAATCACAACCCTCTACGGCCACGAGCCGGTCTTCATACCGGCGGCCGCCGAACTGCCCGTGAACACCGGCCTGGTGCTGCTGTCCAACCGGGGCTCCGCCCTCGGCCGTGTGGGCGCCGACAAGCAGGTCCGTCTCGTCAAGGGAGACCGCGACGTCTTCGGACTGCACGGGCGCTCCGCAGAGCAGCGCCTCGCGATCGACCTGCTGATGGACCCGGCCGTGGGCATTGTGTCCATCGGCGGCCGGGCCGGCACGGGCAAGTCAGCCCTCGCGCTTTGTGCGGGCCTGGAAGCCGTCCTGGAACGCCGCGAACACCGCAAGGTGATCGTGTTCCGGCCGCTCTACGCAGTGGGCGGCCAGGAGCTCGGCTACCTGCCCGGTTCCGAGGCCGAGAAGATGAACCCCTGGGCGCAGGCCGTCTTCGACACCCTCGGCGCGCTGGTCAGCCAGGAAGTCGTCGAAGAAGTCATGGACCGGGGCATGCTCGAGGTCATGCCGCTCACGCACATCCGCGGCCGCTCCCTCCACGACGCCTTCGTGATCGTTGACGAAGCCCAGTCCCTTGAGAAGAACGTCCTGCTGACCGTCATGAGCCGCATCGGGCAGAACTCCAAGATCGTCCTGACCCACGACGTCGCCCAGCGCGACAACCTGCGCGTCGGCCGGCACGACGGCGTCGCCGCCGTCGTCGAGACCCTCAAAGGTCACCCGCTGTTCGGCCACATCACCCTGACCCGCTCCGAACGCTCCCCGATCGCAGCCCTGGTGACGGAACTGCTGGAGGGGGCCGAGATCTAAGCCGGCTCTCTGTTCACGAGGGGCCGTGGTCCAGTTCGTCGGACCACGGCCCTTCTCCGTCGCTTGACAACTATAGAAGGGACGGCGAAGGACCACTACCTGGCGGACCCAGCCACCTTCAGGCGATGCCGAGGAATGTGGCGAACTCTTTGTGGCCTTCTACCTTCAGGGTCCAGTCGGGGCGTTTGAAGGATTCGGGGGTGAGGCGGACGCGTTGGACGTCTTCTGTTTTGGGGCCCCAGCTGGTGCGGTAGATGCCGTTGAGCTCGTAGCCGAGGGAGCGGGAGACGCCGAGGGACTGTTCGTTCCAGGCGGCGGCTTCGGATTCGGCGACGTTCGCATTCAGGTGGTCGAAGGCGTAGCTGACGACGGCGGCGCGCATCTCCTTGCCCAGGCCGCGGCCCTGCCCGGACCGCTTGAGCCAGGAACCGGTGCTGACGGTCTTGAGTGCCGTGAAATTCTTGGCCTCGACGTCCTGGCAGCCGATGAACTCATCGTTGTGCCAGATGCCCAGGAGGAGCGTCCACGATTCCGGCGCCATTCCCGCACGGCAGCGCCAGTACCAGCGGGCCATGTTGGGGCCCAGTTCCTCGTCGGGCAGCTCCGTCCAGGGGTTGCTGAAGGGCGAGCGGCCGGCGTCGTGGATTCCGCTGCGGGCCGCCGCCACCGCTGCCGGGATCTCCTCGTCGCGGATGGTCCGGAGTACCAGGCGGGGCGTGGTCAGCGTGAGTCCAAACGGGGGCCAGACGGCGGTGAGCGAAGTCATCCCAGAAGCCTAGCGGGTTCCACACGCCCTGCACTCCGAACTCGGCGCCGGGCAGCGGTCAGGCGGCCGGGCCGATGTCCCAGGAAATGTGGCGGCGCACGTCCGTGAGGTTCATGGACTCGGCCAGGAAAAGGTCATCGAGCATGTATTCTTCCACGGCGAGGATCTTCATCCAGTGGCCGGTGCCCGAACTGTCGCCGTCGAGGGACTGGCTGGCGACGCACACGCCGGTGCCGGTGTCGATGCGGACCAGGGTGCGGCCCGGATGGGCCAGGGGATCGGCCGGATCCGCGGGTGCATAGTTGCGCCCCGGCCGGACAATCGCCTCAAGGGCCATCCGGCCCTCGTGCTCCACTTCCCGGATCTCGTCCACGTCCACGGGATTGGAGTCCGGGAATTCCATGGGCACGGGAGCGTTTCCGGCCAGCTCCACGGGATCCAAGGCGGCGGCCAGCCGGCTGTTGCCGAACGACGGCTCGCCGTAGGCGGCTTCCGGTCGGCGCCGGACCAGGCCTGCGCCGTCGTACACCGGCGTCACCAGGTGGGCAGGCAGCAGCCAGGACTTCCGCGTGGCGCTGATGTAGAGGCCATCGCGGGAATCGTTGATCCCTGTGGTGCTGTACAGGAGGATGCCGTCCGGCGTCTCCAGCCTGAGGGCCCCGGGCCGGCGCAGCCAGGCGCGGACCATGTCGGCGCCCGTTCCCGGCCGGTCGAGGTATTCGAACCTCAGGCTGGTCCACTTCCAGGGCGAGGACCGGCACAGATTCCTGAACGTGGAGGACATGTCGGCCTGTTGATTGCCTTGCTGGCTACCCTGTCCAGCTGCACTGAAGCGCCCCATATCCACAGTTTAGCCTCAGGCCCCGCGCGGCCGGCGGGAAAACCGGTAGCATCCGAGTGTGATCCGACGACTTGCCGCCCTCTGGGACGCCAGCCCCTGGGGCTTCTGGCTGGTGATCGCGGCGTGCCTGTATTTTGCCGTGATGGCCGTGCGCCTGACCATCATCGATGTCCGCCACCACCTGCTGCCCAACCGGATCGTTTTCCCGTCCTACGGAGTGGCCGGTGTCCTGCTGCTGGGGGCCGCGGTGCTGGCTGAGCTGTCCGACGCCGCGGTTCCCGGGAAAGTGCCCGACGGCGGCGCGAACCTTTTCGGGGTCCCCGGGCTGGGGATCGTGGCCGGGGGAGCCGTGCTGTGGTTGTTCTATTTCGTCTTGCGCGTGATCTACCCGGCGGGCATGGGCTTCGGCGATGTCAAGCTGGCGGGCGTGCTGGGCCTCTATCTTGGCTACCTGGGCTGGGCCCACGTCTTTGCCGGGACGTTCGCGGCGTTCCTGTTCGGCGGTGTGTGGGGCATGGCGGTACTGGCCACGCGCCGCGGGACCTTGAAATCGGCGATTCCCTTCGGGCCGTTCATGCTTGCCGGCGCAGCCGCCGCGATGCTCCTGCTGCCGGCCTGACGGCCTGCTGCTTGCCTGTCAGGCTGCCTGTGGGACCATGGCGCACTGGCGGCGGGCTCTGGCAGTGAAGACCGGGGATTGAACGGCGGGCCCGTTGGGTGCATGCTCGTGCATAGCCGGGCGCAAGGGGCATAGCCGGTCAGAAGGGGATGCCCGTGGGAATTCGAAACAGGACCCGTCCGGCGGTCCGTGCCGCGGCGTGCGGGGCATCCCTCCTGGCAGCGGTTATGGCCTGCGGCGGTGGCGGGCAAACGCATCGGCACGGGACCACCCAGTGGGCACCGCAACCAACAAACTGAAGGAATCCTAGGCCATGGGTGCACCCGACTTCGTGCTCAGACTCCGCGAGAAAATCGGCAACGATCCGCTCTGGCTGCCTGCGGTGCGTGGTGCCGTTTTCGACGACGAAGGCCGCGTGCTGCTGTGCCAGCGCTCCGACAACGGGCACTGGACCCTGATCTCGGGGATGCTCGAACCGGGGGAACATCCCGCGCCCGGGCTGGTCCGGGAAATCTTCGAGGAAACGGCGGTGGTGGCGGAGACCGAGCGGATCATCGCCGTCGGCGTCGTGGGCCCGGTGACCTTCCCCAACGGCGACGTGTGCGACTTCCTGGACATCGCTTTCCGCTGCCGGTACGTCTCCGGGGAGGCCCAGGTCAACGACGACGAATCCACGGCCGTCGGGTGGTTCGCCCTGGACGAGCTGCCGGAGATGAGCGCCGGCCAGCTCGAAGTCCTCCGGTTGGCTACGGAACCCGAAGGTCCCGTGGCCTACCAACTCGAGGACTGAGGCTGACGGACCCGGGCCCCGGCGCGGTCCTCGTCAGCCGGCTGCACTGCCTGCGCATCTGTCGGTGCGTCGGCCGGAGCCTCTGCCTTGGCGGTGCGCTCTGCTTCCAGGCGCTCCGCCTCCTCGCCGCCCACGGCCTCGCCACGGGCCACCATGCCGGCGGTGTCCGAGAGCGGGATCTGCTTGAGGGTGATGGCAAGCAGCAGTGCGACGGCGATGAACGGGATCAGGTACCAGAACACCGGGGCCAGTGAATCGGCGTAGGCGTTGATGATCGCGTCCTTGATCTGTGCCGGCAACTGGGCCAGCGTCTGCGGGTCCAGGGTGCTGGTGGACCGGGATGCCTGTTCGGCCGAGGCTCCGGCACCGGTGAAGGCGTTGGTGAGGGACTCTGCCAGGCGGGTGGTGAAGATCGAGCCGAACACGGCCACGCCCAGGGAAGCGCCCACTTCGCGGAAATAGTTGTTGGTGCTGGTGGCGGTGCCGATCTGCTCGGCCGGGACGGCGTTCTGCACCACCAGGACGATGACCTGCATGATCAGGCCCAGGCCGGAGCCGAAGATGAAGAGCTGCACGCAGATCACCCAGATGGGCGTGGAGGCCGTCAGTGTGGTCAGCCAGAGCATGGCCACGATGGTGAGGGCGGCGCCCAGGATCGGGTACATCTTGTACTTGCCGGTCTTGGAGATGTGGATGCCGGAGTAGATGGAGGTGCCCATCAGGCCCACCATCATCGGCAGCATGAGCAGGCCGGAGACGGCCGCGGACGTCCCGGAGGACATCTGCAGGAACGTCGGGACAAAGGCGATGGCCGCGAACATGCCCAGGCCCAGGGTGAAGCCGATGGCCGTGGCATTGACGAAGATCCGGTTCCTGAACAGGCTCAGCGGGATGATGGGGTCCTCGGCCCGGCGTTCCACCTGGATGAAGAGGAACGCGGAGAGGACCATGCCGGCGCCGAACGCCCAGGTCAGCGGGGAATCCCAGCCTTCGTCCTTCTTGCCGCCGAAGTCGGTGAAGAAGATCAGGCAGGCGGTGGCGGCGGAGAGCAGCAGCACACCGAGGATGTCGATGCGCTTCTCGGCCTTCTTGTTCGGCAGGGTCAGGGTGAACCAGGCGATGGCGAACGCGGCGATGCCGATGGGGATGTTGATGTAGAAGGCCCATTCCCACGTCAGGTGGTCAACGAAGAAGCCGCCCAGCAGAGGGCCGGCCACGGCGGAGAGGCCGAAGATGGCGCCCAGCGGGCCCATGTACTTGCCGCGGTCCTTGGCCGGGACGATGTCGGCGATGATGGCCTGCGAGAGGATCATCAGGCCGCCGCCGCCCAGGCCCTGGAGGGCACGGAAGATCACGAAGCCCCAGAAGTCCGTGGCGAACGCACAGCCCACGGACGCGGCCGTGAACAGGCCGATGGCAATGAGGAACAGGTTCCTGCGGCCCAGGACGTCGCCGAACTTGCCGTAGATGGGCATGACGATGGTGGTCGCGAGCAGGTAGGCGGTGGTGATCCAGGCCTGGTGCTCCACGCCGCCCAGCTTGCCCACGATGGTGGGCATGGCGGTTGAGACGATGGTCTGGTCCAGGCTGGAGAGCAGCATGCCCGCGATCAGGGCCGAGAAGATGATCCAGATTCTTCGCTGGGTGAGCAGCAGCGGTTCCGCCGGCTTCGGGAGGGTAGTCATGCGTGGTCCTTTGAGGTGTCGGCGGGCGTGGTGTCCAGCGGTTGGGAGAAGAGCTTTTGGGCCGCCCTGAGGTTCGTTTCGAGCAGCCCGCGGTAGGGCCGGGTGTTGTCTTCGGAGAAGAACTGCTGGGCCGTCCTCTTGGAGACCGCACCGAAGACAGCCGCCGCCATGATGATTTCCGGGTGCTCAGGAGGCAGGCCCTCGCGGGCCGCAATGAGCTCGGCAAACTGGCGCTCCCGGGCTTCGCCTTCGAGCGTCATCCGTCCCAGCAATTGTGGTTCTGCCTTGATGGCCGCGATGAGCTGGTGCACTTCCGCCCGGCTGACGGCCGAGCGCTCCATGATGGTGAGCGTCAGGTGGTGCAACGCCGCGAGCAGCGTGCTGGAGATGGTGTTCGGCATGCGGCCAGGGTTCAGGGTGAAGTCCGCCAGGGCATCCTGGGGAAGGTCATCGGAGAACGAGCCAATGACGGCGTCTTCCTTGGAATGGAAGTAGTTGAAGAAGGTTCGCCGGGAGATTCCGGCTTCTTCGCAGACTTCCTCAACCGTGTAGCCGTTCAGTCCGCGGTCTGCCGTCAGGGAACGCGCGACGGCGGTAATCGCCGACCGCGTGGCAGCCCGCTTACGCTCGCGGAGACTGCCGTCTATATTTGCACTATTGCTCACATAGTAAAGTTTTGCACTCTTGCATTAAAAGTGCAAAAAGATAGCCGTGTGCCGTCTCTCACATCCACCCGCGTACGCCAACGGCCGGCACCTTCTCGAAGAAAGGTACCGGCCGTCGTCGTGCTTTAAGTCTTAGACCAGAAGTCAGGCCTTGTGTGCCGGGGACGTCATGGTGGTGACGTCAAGGGCCTTGTCCAGCTCTGCCTCGGAGACCTTGCCTTCGCCCTCACCAACAAAACCGAGCTTCTCGGTTGCCTGGCGGATGGTCAGACCCTCCTTGACGGCGATCTTGGCGATCTTGGCGGCGTTCTCGTACCCGATGAACTTGTTCAGCGGCGTCACGATGGACGGGGAGGCCTCGGCCAGGAAGCGGGCGCGCTCCACGTTGGCGGTGATGCCGTCGATCATTTTGTCGGCCATGACGCGGCTGGTGTTGGCCAGCAGGCGGATGGACTCGAGCAGGTTGGCGGCCATGACGGGGATGCCGACGTTGAGCTCGAAGGCGCCGTTGGTGCCGGACCATGCGATGGCGGTGTCGTTGCCGATGACCTGGGCGCAGACCATGATGGACGCCTCGCAGATGACGGGGTTGACCTTGCCCGGCATGATCGAGGAGCCCGGCTGCAGGTCCGGGATGGCGATTTCGCCGAGGCCGGTGTTGGGGCCGGAGCCCATCCAACGGAGGTCGTTGTTGATCTTCATGAAGGAGATCGCGATGTTGCGCAGCTGGCTGGAGCCCTCGATGAGGCCGTCGCGGTTGGCCTGCGCCTCGAAGTGGTCGCGGGCCTCGGTCAGCGGCAGGCCCGTGTCGGCAGCCAGGAGCTCGATGACGCGCTCCGGGAAGCCTGCCGGCGTGTTGATGCCGGTGCCCACGGCCGTGCCGCCCAGGGGAACCTCGGCGACGCGGGGGAGGGAGGCGTTGATGCGCTCGATGCCGTAGCGGACCTGGGCAGCGTAGCCGCCGAACTCCTGGCCCAGCATGACCGGAGTGGCGTCCATGAGGTGGGTACGGCCGGACTTGACGACGTCCTTGAACTCCACGGCCTTGCGGTCCAGGGAAGCTGCCAGGTAGTCCAGCGCCGGGATCAGGTCGTTGATCAGGGCCGAGGTGGCGGCAACGTGCACGGACGTCGGGAAGACGTCGTTGGAGGACTGGGAGGCGTTGACGTGGTCGTTCGGGTGGACAACTTTGTCGCTCCCGGCGGCGGCGAGGGCGCGCGTTGCGAGCTCGGCGATGACCTCGTTGGTGTTCATGTTGGAGGAGGTGCCCGAGCCGGTCTGGAAGACGTCGATGGGGAAGTCGCCGTCGTACTTGCCGGCGGCAACCTCATCGGCAGCAGCGGCAATCGCCTCGGCGAGCTCACCATCGAGCACCCCCAGTTCGGCGTTCGCCAGTGCAGCGGCCTTCTTGACACGGGCCAGGGCCTCGATGTGGGTGCGCTCGAGGGTCTTGCCGGAAATCGGGAAGTTCTCCACGGCGCGCTGCGTCTGGGCGCGGTACAGGGCGTTCACGGGGACGCGAACTTCGCCCATCGTGTCATGTTCAATGCGGAATTCAGCAGTGGAAGTCATGGGGCTAGCTTAGGGCGATCCGTCCCCACTCCGAAAACCCGGACCCGCATGCTACGGGTCCTCCCGCTGTGCCCGGAGCCTCGCGGTTCCGGGCGCCGGCGGTGCCCCCTACAGCTTGCCGATGCCGGAAACCAGCGCGGCCCGGCCTTCATCCAGCTTGTAGGAAAGGCCGACGACGGCCACCCGGCCGTCGTCGATGGCGTCCGAAATCACACGGGAACTGTCGGCCAGGCGCTTGGCGGTCTGCTTGACGTGCTCCACCACCATCTCGTTGACGTCATGCTGCTCGTTGCGCAGGGACGTCAGGACCGAGGGCGTGATGCGTTCCACGAGGTCGCGGATGAAGCCCACGGGCATGTCACCGGTTTCCACAGCGGCCTTGGTGGCGCTCACGGCACCGCAGCTGTCATGGCCCAGGATGACGATCAGGGGAACGCCGAGCTCGCTGATGCTGTATTCGAGGGAGCCGAGGACGGCGTCGTCAATCACCTGGCCCGCCGTGCGGACCACGAAGGCATCGCCCAGGCCGAGGTCGAAGATGATCTCTGCGGCGAGGCGGGAGTCGGAGCAGCCGAAAATGACGGCGAAGGGGTGCTGGTGCTCCAGGAGCGACGAACGCCGGGACGCGTCCTGGTTGGGGTGCAGGGATTCACCGGCAACGAATCGCTCGTTGCCTTCGCGCAGACGGCGCCAGGCAAGGGCAGGGGTCAGGTAGGTAGCCACGGGGCTACTTTACGGTGCGGTGGTGGCCGGCTGCGACACTGTTTCGCCGGGCTTCGCCGTTGAAGTCGGCATAGCGGGAAGTACGGCCGGGGCGCTGTCTACGGATTTCACGACGGCGGCGGCCACGGTGGCGAACTCGTCCAGGCTTGCCGTGCCGCTGAGGATGATGGTGGTTCCCCGGTACACGAGAATCATGCTGCGGGTGTCCTTGCCCGAGTCGCGCAGCTCCCATTCCTGCCCGCCGGCGTTACGCGTGCCCGTGACGGGGGCGTTCTTGGTCTGCTGCAGGAGCCACGTCGGGTTCGCCTTGCGGGTCTGCGCGACGCCGATGAAGGCCTCCTTGGGAGTCAGGTAGCCAATCTCCCAAATGGGCACCCCGCTGGCGGTCCCGGAATCCCATCTGGCGTAATTGGGACTGAATGTGTCGCCGAGCTCCGGGGCCACGGGTGTGAATCCCGCCACATCCGCGGCGTTGGCCGCGATGGCAGACACATTCACGTTCGGCCGATAGCCATCGCTCTTCGGAGCCGGGTTCATCAGCACGATCGGCAGGAAGGCCAGGACGCAGACCAGCAGCGCGATGACCATGCCGATCACCGAGGCATTGGCCCGCTTTGCAGCCTTGGCGGCAATGACGGGCTTGATGGGGGCCGGGTCTGCGTGGACCCGGTTGGCCTCGGCGGTGTCCGACGGGGCGGCGGCTGCGGGCTTGTCCTGCGTTTCACTCACCCTTCCATAGTCCCTTATCCCGGTGGCGAACACACATCCGGGGCCGGGAGGGCGGGCCGGAGCGGGAGGTCATCCCATGACTCGGGGAGGGTGCGACGACTATGATCGTTCCTAGGGGAACCCCTGCAGTTGCCTTCCGCAGCTGGTCCTGGTCCCATGAATCGTCACTCGAATGAAGAGGTTTAAGTGTCTACCGCACCAATGACCCAGCAGTATTCCACGATTTCGCCG contains:
- a CDS encoding PhoH family protein, which translates into the protein MAISEQLPVVVSDEGSSATSHTKRASKGARTAPSAASRSYVIDTSVLLSDPHALLHFAEHEVIVPIVVITELEGKRHDPELGYFARKALRLLDDLRIEHGGLDHPIPLGGDGGHLRVEMNHISTEVLPAGFRGGDNDSRILAVAKNLANEGHNVTVVSKDLPMRVKASAMGLHADEYRNELVKDSGWTGMAEVEANEEEITTLYGHEPVFIPAAAELPVNTGLVLLSNRGSALGRVGADKQVRLVKGDRDVFGLHGRSAEQRLAIDLLMDPAVGIVSIGGRAGTGKSALALCAGLEAVLERREHRKVIVFRPLYAVGGQELGYLPGSEAEKMNPWAQAVFDTLGALVSQEVVEEVMDRGMLEVMPLTHIRGRSLHDAFVIVDEAQSLEKNVLLTVMSRIGQNSKIVLTHDVAQRDNLRVGRHDGVAAVVETLKGHPLFGHITLTRSERSPIAALVTELLEGAEI
- a CDS encoding GNAT family N-acetyltransferase, yielding MTSLTAVWPPFGLTLTTPRLVLRTIRDEEIPAAVAAARSGIHDAGRSPFSNPWTELPDEELGPNMARWYWRCRAGMAPESWTLLLGIWHNDEFIGCQDVEAKNFTALKTVSTGSWLKRSGQGRGLGKEMRAAVVSYAFDHLNANVAESEAAAWNEQSLGVSRSLGYELNGIYRTSWGPKTEDVQRVRLTPESFKRPDWTLKVEGHKEFATFLGIA
- a CDS encoding A24 family peptidase codes for the protein MIRRLAALWDASPWGFWLVIAACLYFAVMAVRLTIIDVRHHLLPNRIVFPSYGVAGVLLLGAAVLAELSDAAVPGKVPDGGANLFGVPGLGIVAGGAVLWLFYFVLRVIYPAGMGFGDVKLAGVLGLYLGYLGWAHVFAGTFAAFLFGGVWGMAVLATRRGTLKSAIPFGPFMLAGAAAAMLLLPA
- a CDS encoding NUDIX domain-containing protein — translated: MGAPDFVLRLREKIGNDPLWLPAVRGAVFDDEGRVLLCQRSDNGHWTLISGMLEPGEHPAPGLVREIFEETAVVAETERIIAVGVVGPVTFPNGDVCDFLDIAFRCRYVSGEAQVNDDESTAVGWFALDELPEMSAGQLEVLRLATEPEGPVAYQLED
- a CDS encoding MDR family MFS transporter; protein product: MTTLPKPAEPLLLTQRRIWIIFSALIAGMLLSSLDQTIVSTAMPTIVGKLGGVEHQAWITTAYLLATTIVMPIYGKFGDVLGRRNLFLIAIGLFTAASVGCAFATDFWGFVIFRALQGLGGGGLMILSQAIIADIVPAKDRGKYMGPLGAIFGLSAVAGPLLGGFFVDHLTWEWAFYINIPIGIAAFAIAWFTLTLPNKKAEKRIDILGVLLLSAATACLIFFTDFGGKKDEGWDSPLTWAFGAGMVLSAFLFIQVERRAEDPIIPLSLFRNRIFVNATAIGFTLGLGMFAAIAFVPTFLQMSSGTSAAVSGLLMLPMMVGLMGTSIYSGIHISKTGKYKMYPILGAALTIVAMLWLTTLTASTPIWVICVQLFIFGSGLGLIMQVIVLVVQNAVPAEQIGTATSTNNYFREVGASLGVAVFGSIFTTRLAESLTNAFTGAGASAEQASRSTSTLDPQTLAQLPAQIKDAIINAYADSLAPVFWYLIPFIAVALLLAITLKQIPLSDTAGMVARGEAVGGEEAERLEAERTAKAEAPADAPTDAQAVQPADEDRAGARVRQPQSSSW
- a CDS encoding TetR/AcrR family transcriptional regulator, which encodes MSNSANIDGSLRERKRAATRSAITAVARSLTADRGLNGYTVEEVCEEAGISRRTFFNYFHSKEDAVIGSFSDDLPQDALADFTLNPGRMPNTISSTLLAALHHLTLTIMERSAVSRAEVHQLIAAIKAEPQLLGRMTLEGEARERQFAELIAAREGLPPEHPEIIMAAAVFGAVSKRTAQQFFSEDNTRPYRGLLETNLRAAQKLFSQPLDTTPADTSKDHA
- a CDS encoding class II fumarate hydratase, with product MTSTAEFRIEHDTMGEVRVPVNALYRAQTQRAVENFPISGKTLERTHIEALARVKKAAALANAELGVLDGELAEAIAAAADEVAAGKYDGDFPIDVFQTGSGTSSNMNTNEVIAELATRALAAAGSDKVVHPNDHVNASQSSNDVFPTSVHVAATSALINDLIPALDYLAASLDRKAVEFKDVVKSGRTHLMDATPVMLGQEFGGYAAQVRYGIERINASLPRVAEVPLGGTAVGTGINTPAGFPERVIELLAADTGLPLTEARDHFEAQANRDGLIEGSSQLRNIAISFMKINNDLRWMGSGPNTGLGEIAIPDLQPGSSIMPGKVNPVICEASIMVCAQVIGNDTAIAWSGTNGAFELNVGIPVMAANLLESIRLLANTSRVMADKMIDGITANVERARFLAEASPSIVTPLNKFIGYENAAKIAKIAVKEGLTIRQATEKLGFVGEGEGKVSEAELDKALDVTTMTSPAHKA
- a CDS encoding carbonic anhydrase; this encodes MATYLTPALAWRRLREGNERFVAGESLHPNQDASRRSSLLEHQHPFAVIFGCSDSRLAAEIIFDLGLGDAFVVRTAGQVIDDAVLGSLEYSISELGVPLIVILGHDSCGAVSATKAAVETGDMPVGFIRDLVERITPSVLTSLRNEQHDVNEMVVEHVKQTAKRLADSSRVISDAIDDGRVAVVGLSYKLDEGRAALVSGIGKL
- a CDS encoding DUF4245 domain-containing protein, giving the protein MSETQDKPAAAAPSDTAEANRVHADPAPIKPVIAAKAAKRANASVIGMVIALLVCVLAFLPIVLMNPAPKSDGYRPNVNVSAIAANAADVAGFTPVAPELGDTFSPNYARWDSGTASGVPIWEIGYLTPKEAFIGVAQTRKANPTWLLQQTKNAPVTGTRNAGGQEWELRDSGKDTRSMILVYRGTTIILSGTASLDEFATVAAAVVKSVDSAPAVLPAMPTSTAKPGETVSQPATTAP